CATTCAGGAGGCGGGCGATACCGAGTTCCTGCCCAAACAGCAGGTGGACCGTTGGAAGTTCAAGAAAGAGAACGACCGGGTCAGTGAGAAGGACGGGAAGACCGCAACCGCCAGGACGATCCTTCTGGGGATCACCAAGGCCTCCCTGGGGACCGAAAGCTTCATCTCGGCGGCCAGTTTCCAGGAGACCACGAAGGTGCTGACCGAAGCGGCTGTTTCGGGCAAGGTGGACGACCTTCGGGGTTTGAAGGAGAACGTGATCATGGGTCATTTGATCCCCGCTGGGACGGGAAGTCCCTTCTATCGGGGGGTCAAGATCAAGGTCGATGAGCCCGAGGAGGAGTTGCCCGTTGGCATTGCCACCGCGGCCGCCCCCCCCATCTCGGATGACCCGGAAATGAAGCTGGATGAGGACTTTTCTGATAAAAAAAGCCTTGACCAGGTTTGACCCTTTTGGTAGCTTAGCCGTCCGCGTTTGAGCCGCTTTTGGCCTAAATAGCTTTGAAATCCTCCTTTGGGGGTCGTTCTCCCCAATGGCGAGCTGAGGAGGGATTCGCTGCGCTGAAGATTCCCCCCGGTCCCGCAAGGGTCCCGGGGTCCAATGGAATATTCACTTGGGCAAAGGCGGAGCTCGCGTCTTTGCCTTTTTTATTTTTAGGGTCTTTTACGGAGGATTCCTTGCCGACGTTAAATCAATTGGTCCGAATGGGCCGTGCGAAGAGCAAACAAAAGACGAAGTCCCCGGCCCTGAAGGCTTGCCCCCAGAAGCGCGGGGTTTGCGTCAAAGTGGCCACCATGACCCCGAAAAAGCCCAACTCGGCCCTTCGGAAGATCGCCCGTGTCCGTTTGACCAATGGGATGGAAGTGACCTGTTACATCCCGGGCGTCGGGCACAACCTGCAGGAGCACTCGATCGTTCTCATCCGCGGGGGCCGCGTGAAGGACCTCCCGGGCGTTCGTTATCACATCATCCGCGGCGCTTTGGATGCCGCCGGTGTGGCCGACCGTCGCCAAGGCCGTTCGAAATACGGAATGAAGCGGCCTAAAAAAGACGCCGCCGCTAAAGCTTAAGGAGAAGCTCCATGCCCCGTCGTAAAGTCGCCGCCCGCCGTGAGATCCTCTCGGACGCCCGTTACAACAACAAGTTGGTCGCGAAGTTCATCAACTCCATGATGTACGACGGCCAAAAAATGGTCGCGACCCAGAGCTTTTATGATGCCCTGGATGTTTTGGGCGAGAAACACGGTGAAGGCGCCTTGAATGTGTTCAAGACGGCCGTGGAGAACGTCAAGCCGGCCTTGGAAGTGAAGTCCCGCCGGGTCGGGGGCGCCACCTACCAGGTGCCCGTTGAGATCCGTCCGGAACGGCGCACTTCGCTCGCTATCCGTTGGATCTTGACGGCGGCCCGCGCACGGAAAGAAAAGACCATCGCCCAGAAATTGGCGGCGGAATTGGCCGATGCCTTCAAGAACCAAGGGACGGCCATCAAGAAAAAAGAAGACACCCATAAGATGGCGGAAGCCAACCAGGCCTTCGCCCACTATCGCTGGTAATCCAGGAGAACCAAGTGTCCCGTCCCGTCCCCCTCACGAAGACCCGCAATATCGGCATCATGGCCCATATCGACGCCGGCAAGACCACCTTGACCGAACGTATCCTTTTTTACACGGGCCGAACCCATAAGATCGGCGAGGTGCATGACGGCGCCGCCACGATGGACTGGATGCCCCAGGAACAAGAGCGTGGCATCACCATCACCTCGGCCGCCACGACCTGCTTTTGGAAGACCAACCGCATCAATATCATCGATACCCCGGGTCACGTGGACTTCACCATCGAGGTGGAACGTTCGCTCCGGGTCCTCGACGGGGCCATCGGCGTCTTCGGGGCCGTGGAAGGCGTGGAACCGCAGTCCGAGACGGTGTGGCGCCAGGCCACCCGTTACGGTGTTCCCCGCATCGCTTTCGTCAACAAAATGGACCGTATCGGCGCCGATTTCTTCGGGGCGATCGACCAGATGCGCAAACGCCTGAATGCGAACGCCCATGCGGTGACCCTTCCGGTGGGGGCCGAGGACAAATTCGACGGTCTGATCCACCTGGTCGAGATGAAGCGTTATCGGTGGTTGGACGACAGTTTGGGCGCCAAATTCGAGATCGAAGAGATCCCGGAGGACATGAAAAAGATGGCCCAGGAATACCACCAACAATTGGTGGAGGCTGTGGCCGAGTTCGATGATGACGTCATGCAGAAATACCTGGACGGGAAGGAGATCTCCGTCGAGGAGATCAACAGCTGCATCCGCAAGGGGACCATCTCCAACAAGTTCAATCCCGTTTTCTGCGGCTCGGCTTTCAAGAACAAGGGTGTCCAGCCTCTTTTGGACGCGGTGATCAACTACCTTCCTTCTCCGATCGACATCCCTGCGGTCAAGGGTCATAACGCGGAAACCAACGAGGAAGAGACCCGCGAGACGAGCGACGAAGCGCCTTTTTCCGCCTTGGCCTTCAAGATCATGACAGACCCCCATGTCGGCAAATTGGTCTATTTCCGGGTCTATTCGGGAACCCTTCAGGTGGGTTCCTATGTCTATAACTCGACCAAAGGGAACCGCGAACGCGTTGGACGGCTCCTGCAGATGCATGCCAACAAGCGCGAAGAGATCAAGGAAGTTCATGCGGGGGACATCGCGGCCACGGTCGGCATCAAGACCATCACCACCGGTGACACCCTTTGCCTTGAGGACAAGCCCATCATCCTGGAGAAGATGGTTTTCCCCGATCCCGTCATCTCGGTGGCAATCGAGCCCAAGACCAAGGCCGACCAGGAAAAAATGGGTCTGGCCCTTGGAAAACTGGCCGAAGAGGATCCGTCCTTCCGGGTGAAGAGTGACGAAGAGACCGCTCAAACCATCATTTCGGG
This is a stretch of genomic DNA from bacterium. It encodes these proteins:
- the rpsL gene encoding 30S ribosomal protein S12 — its product is MPTLNQLVRMGRAKSKQKTKSPALKACPQKRGVCVKVATMTPKKPNSALRKIARVRLTNGMEVTCYIPGVGHNLQEHSIVLIRGGRVKDLPGVRYHIIRGALDAAGVADRRQGRSKYGMKRPKKDAAAKA
- the rpsG gene encoding 30S ribosomal protein S7, yielding MPRRKVAARREILSDARYNNKLVAKFINSMMYDGQKMVATQSFYDALDVLGEKHGEGALNVFKTAVENVKPALEVKSRRVGGATYQVPVEIRPERRTSLAIRWILTAARARKEKTIAQKLAAELADAFKNQGTAIKKKEDTHKMAEANQAFAHYRW
- the fusA gene encoding elongation factor G, with the protein product MSRPVPLTKTRNIGIMAHIDAGKTTLTERILFYTGRTHKIGEVHDGAATMDWMPQEQERGITITSAATTCFWKTNRINIIDTPGHVDFTIEVERSLRVLDGAIGVFGAVEGVEPQSETVWRQATRYGVPRIAFVNKMDRIGADFFGAIDQMRKRLNANAHAVTLPVGAEDKFDGLIHLVEMKRYRWLDDSLGAKFEIEEIPEDMKKMAQEYHQQLVEAVAEFDDDVMQKYLDGKEISVEEINSCIRKGTISNKFNPVFCGSAFKNKGVQPLLDAVINYLPSPIDIPAVKGHNAETNEEETRETSDEAPFSALAFKIMTDPHVGKLVYFRVYSGTLQVGSYVYNSTKGNRERVGRLLQMHANKREEIKEVHAGDIAATVGIKTITTGDTLCLEDKPIILEKMVFPDPVISVAIEPKTKADQEKMGLALGKLAEEDPSFRVKSDEETAQTIISGMGELHLEIIVDRMMREFNVQANVGKPQVAYRETIRKSVEAEGKYIKQTGGRGNYGHCYIKMEPMEAGKGIEFVDAIKGGSIPREFIPAVQKGIMDAKDSGVLAGYPVVDFKVTLFDGSYHDVDSNEMAFKIAASMAFKDAMKSADPVILEPIMEVEVVTPDDFMGPVMGDLQSKRGKIEGMELRGSAQIIRSKVPLSEMFGYSTNLRSMTQGRATYSMQFAHYEETPKSVQQEIIGKVKG